A genomic region of Porticoccaceae bacterium LTM1 contains the following coding sequences:
- a CDS encoding alpha-ketoglutarate-dependent dioxygenase AlkB, translated as MPDLFSNTPQQVLLPGSPDAHEPECELFYVPDFLCSDTGVKLFDELRNQVNWQQDRLNIGGREVAIPRLNAWYGDTGANYSYSGIQLQTHPWFPALTELKEQVCKLANHAFNSALLNYYRDGKDSVAWHSDDEPELGPMPQIASVSLGATRVFQLRHKKTGQRYNLPLESGSLLVMKGATQKYWQHQVPKQLDIIQPRINITFRRVKLVKV; from the coding sequence ATGCCGGACCTGTTCTCAAACACACCTCAACAGGTTCTTCTTCCCGGTTCACCCGATGCTCATGAGCCCGAGTGTGAACTGTTCTATGTGCCAGATTTTTTGTGCTCTGATACTGGAGTTAAACTTTTTGATGAGTTGAGAAATCAGGTTAACTGGCAGCAGGATCGACTGAATATTGGCGGTCGCGAAGTCGCCATCCCTCGCCTGAATGCCTGGTATGGCGATACCGGTGCGAACTACAGCTATTCGGGTATTCAGCTACAGACCCACCCCTGGTTTCCTGCGCTGACTGAGTTGAAAGAGCAAGTGTGTAAGCTGGCTAACCACGCTTTTAACAGCGCGCTGCTCAACTACTATCGCGACGGTAAAGACAGCGTGGCCTGGCACAGCGATGATGAACCTGAACTCGGTCCTATGCCCCAAATCGCCTCTGTGAGCCTGGGGGCGACCCGAGTGTTTCAGCTGCGACACAAGAAAACCGGTCAGCGTTATAACCTGCCGCTGGAAAGTGGGTCATTGTTGGTGATGAAGGGGGCGACACAGAAGTATTGGCAGCATCAGGTACCCAAACAACTCGATAT
- the murB gene encoding UDP-N-acetylmuramate dehydrogenase, whose product MTFSVVQQQDLKSLNTLALPASAEYFARIESVPDLQQAIQWANEKQLQITLLGGGSNIVLASDIPGLVLKVAINGVELISEDDRQVLIRVGAGEDWPRLVEYTLDNNWYGLENLSLIPGCVGAAPVQNIGAYGVELAKRLHSVEVVCLENGTARVLSGDECEFGYRDSIFKRELRGKVAITSVTLSLSKKPDLVLTYPALQMAAGEVSGQNLTPKKISELVCEIRRSKLPDPVSTPNAGSFFKNPVISSTQAKTLRGKFPDMVQYPVSAVEVKLAAGWLIEKAGWKGRQIGDIAVHDRQALVLVNRGDGTGQQLLDVAGQIVDSVKQEFGVKLEMEPRILPEV is encoded by the coding sequence GTGACTTTTTCCGTTGTTCAGCAGCAGGATCTTAAATCGTTAAACACTTTGGCTCTGCCTGCCAGTGCGGAGTATTTTGCACGCATCGAGAGTGTCCCTGATCTTCAGCAAGCCATTCAGTGGGCCAACGAAAAGCAACTGCAAATCACGCTGCTGGGTGGTGGCAGTAATATTGTTTTGGCCAGTGATATTCCCGGTCTGGTTCTGAAAGTGGCCATCAATGGTGTCGAGTTGATAAGTGAAGATGATCGGCAGGTATTGATTCGGGTTGGTGCCGGTGAGGATTGGCCCAGACTGGTCGAATACACACTTGATAACAACTGGTACGGACTTGAAAATCTTTCACTCATCCCAGGCTGTGTTGGTGCAGCTCCAGTCCAGAACATTGGTGCCTACGGGGTGGAGTTGGCGAAGCGCCTGCACTCTGTAGAGGTAGTTTGCCTGGAAAATGGAACGGCACGGGTGCTAAGTGGTGACGAGTGTGAGTTTGGTTATAGAGACAGTATTTTTAAACGGGAATTGCGAGGCAAGGTCGCGATTACATCAGTGACACTGTCGCTCTCGAAAAAACCTGATCTGGTCCTTACCTATCCGGCACTGCAAATGGCTGCCGGTGAAGTATCAGGACAGAATTTAACACCGAAAAAAATCAGTGAATTGGTGTGCGAAATTCGTCGCAGCAAACTTCCTGATCCAGTTAGCACACCCAACGCCGGCAGTTTTTTCAAAAACCCGGTGATCTCATCCACGCAGGCCAAAACATTGCGTGGGAAGTTTCCGGATATGGTGCAGTATCCTGTGTCTGCTGTTGAGGTGAAGTTGGCAGCAGGATGGTTGATTGAAAAGGCCGGGTGGAAAGGGCGCCAGATAGGTGACATCGCCGTCCACGACAGACAGGCCCTGGTACTGGTCAACAGAGGCGATGGTACTGGCCAGCAATTGCTGGATGTTGCTGGTCAAATAGTCGATTCCGTTAAACAGGAGTTTGGCGTAAAACTTGAAATGGAACCTCGTATTTTACCTGAGGTTTAA
- a CDS encoding low molecular weight protein-tyrosine-phosphatase: protein MTKPVKVLFVCLGNICRSPTAHGIFDQLVKEAGLQDQIHIDSAGTSDWHVGKAPDSRTVARARQRGYDLSPLRARQFVCSDFDQFDYVLGMDDSNMANMRQLHPGKFDGTFELFLNFGSRQDYREVPDPYYGGEKGFDLVIDLVEQASEGLLTHIRQHHLDSYHLVEK from the coding sequence TTGACTAAACCGGTAAAGGTTTTGTTTGTCTGTCTCGGCAATATCTGTCGATCTCCAACAGCACACGGTATTTTTGATCAGTTGGTGAAAGAGGCTGGATTGCAGGATCAAATACATATTGATTCTGCTGGAACCAGCGATTGGCATGTCGGCAAAGCCCCGGATTCGCGCACTGTAGCACGAGCGCGACAGCGCGGTTACGATCTCAGCCCGTTAAGAGCGCGTCAGTTTGTGTGCAGTGATTTTGACCAGTTCGACTATGTTCTCGGTATGGATGACAGCAATATGGCCAACATGCGTCAATTACATCCTGGTAAGTTCGATGGGACTTTTGAGCTCTTTCTGAACTTTGGGAGTCGTCAGGATTACCGTGAAGTTCCAGATCCCTACTACGGCGGTGAGAAGGGTTTTGATTTGGTAATCGATTTGGTGGAGCAGGCCAGTGAAGGGCTGTTAACCCATATTCGTCAACATCATCTGGATTCTTATCACCTCGTTGAAAAATAG
- the kdsB gene encoding 3-deoxy-manno-octulosonate cytidylyltransferase gives MEFTAVIPARYASTRLPGKPLRDIVGKSMIQRVYEQAVQSDAVRVVVATDDQRIFDAVTAFGGEVVMTSSEHQSGTDRLQEVACQLELDPDHIVVNVQGDEPLIPPEVINQVAVNLSRNPEAGVATLCEPIRSVKDFTNPNVVKVVTDERDIALYFSRAPIPWPRDQFANDKSVLPNNLIPARHIGIYGYRVSQLNRFVEWSAAPIERIECLEQLRFMWHGVSVHVDESVAKVPGGVDTREDLLNVIKLLGGDIAELLDYEGKE, from the coding sequence ATGGAATTCACTGCTGTTATTCCTGCTCGCTATGCATCCACTCGTCTTCCGGGAAAACCTCTGCGTGACATTGTCGGTAAAAGCATGATTCAGAGGGTCTATGAACAGGCCGTGCAGAGTGATGCGGTTCGTGTGGTAGTGGCCACAGATGATCAACGTATTTTCGATGCCGTCACTGCGTTTGGTGGTGAAGTGGTAATGACCTCTTCCGAGCACCAGTCAGGAACAGATCGCCTGCAAGAGGTGGCCTGTCAACTGGAACTGGACCCGGATCACATCGTGGTAAATGTACAAGGTGATGAGCCGTTGATTCCGCCGGAAGTGATCAATCAGGTTGCGGTCAACCTGTCGCGCAATCCAGAGGCAGGAGTTGCGACACTTTGCGAACCGATCCGCTCAGTCAAAGACTTTACAAACCCCAATGTTGTCAAAGTCGTTACCGATGAGCGGGATATTGCACTCTATTTTTCCCGTGCGCCCATTCCCTGGCCGAGAGATCAATTCGCTAACGATAAGAGCGTGCTGCCCAACAACCTGATTCCTGCTCGTCATATTGGAATTTACGGATATCGTGTTTCGCAACTGAACCGATTTGTAGAATGGTCTGCAGCGCCGATTGAGCGCATTGAGTGCCTGGAACAGCTGCGCTTTATGTGGCACGGGGTCTCAGTTCACGTCGATGAATCTGTCGCCAAGGTTCCCGGCGGAGTTGATACTCGTGAGGATTTGCTGAATGTCATCAAACTGCTTGGTGGGGATATTGCTGAACTGCTCGACTATGAAGGTAAAGAGTGA
- the lpxK gene encoding tetraacyldisaccharide 4'-kinase, whose protein sequence is MSKSLEQSWYSGGVLPKVLLPLSWLFGGISATRRQWLKSRSKNNQLPVPVIVVGNISVGGTGKTPLLITLLDALRQAGYRPGVVSRGYGGKAPKYPLRVESSTPVEHSGDEPLMIARQSGCPVVVDPDRLRAARFLLVDTECNIVLSDDGLQHYRLPRDIELAVVDGQRGFGNGYLLPAGPLREPVSRLSSVDAVLVNGVFNGMGSSPEFGEKAVAMKVVARPLLRSLNGKPSIALRDWQFTRRKVHAVAGIGNPQRFIDTLTGYGFQPELHAFPDHHQFVASDLCFDDDRAVIMTAKDAVKCESISREDCWVLDVAAELPDSWLMEFLEKVKVISDKKSVRC, encoded by the coding sequence GTGAGTAAATCGCTGGAACAAAGCTGGTACAGCGGTGGTGTACTTCCAAAAGTATTACTGCCTCTCTCCTGGCTGTTTGGTGGCATTTCTGCAACACGCCGGCAATGGCTGAAGAGCCGCAGCAAAAACAACCAGCTGCCGGTACCGGTGATTGTAGTTGGTAATATTTCTGTTGGCGGTACTGGTAAAACACCGTTGCTGATTACACTTCTTGATGCTCTTCGCCAGGCCGGTTATCGACCTGGAGTGGTGAGTCGCGGTTACGGTGGTAAGGCTCCCAAATATCCACTGAGGGTTGAGTCAAGCACGCCGGTGGAACACTCTGGTGACGAGCCGCTGATGATAGCTCGACAATCTGGCTGTCCTGTGGTGGTTGATCCTGACAGGCTACGTGCAGCACGCTTTTTACTGGTCGATACGGAGTGCAATATCGTTCTCAGTGACGATGGTTTGCAACATTACCGCTTGCCAAGGGATATCGAGCTGGCAGTGGTTGATGGTCAGCGTGGGTTTGGCAATGGTTATTTATTGCCGGCAGGGCCGTTGAGAGAGCCTGTCAGTCGCCTTTCGAGCGTTGATGCCGTTCTTGTAAATGGTGTGTTTAATGGTATGGGCAGTAGTCCAGAGTTTGGTGAAAAGGCTGTGGCGATGAAGGTGGTGGCCCGGCCTCTATTGCGCTCACTCAACGGCAAGCCATCCATTGCGCTTCGCGATTGGCAGTTTACACGTCGAAAGGTTCATGCAGTGGCCGGTATTGGCAATCCACAGCGATTTATTGACACACTAACCGGTTACGGTTTTCAGCCTGAGCTGCACGCATTTCCTGATCACCATCAGTTCGTGGCAAGCGATCTATGCTTTGATGATGATCGTGCCGTTATCATGACTGCAAAGGATGCAGTGAAGTGCGAATCCATTTCTCGCGAGGATTGCTGGGTGTTGGATGTGGCAGCCGAGTTACCTGATTCCTGGTTAATGGAATTTCTGGAAAAAGTTAAAGTTATCTCCGATAAAAAGTCTGTAAGGTGTTGA
- the msbA gene encoding lipid A export permease/ATP-binding protein MsbA has translation MADKRTAQADLTLYKRLLVYVKPYWLVFAISTLALTLFSAMNAAFFDLFGMLIAHIGKVSGQGVSLEGMEIPSGMGGIVSGAGEAASNSILVKIFGDSLGDAISQNGQLAIPLLFVAVAMVRGFGFFVGTYGMAYIGSYLVHNLRTDVFNKMTRLPTAYFDRNMSGHLVSRLTYNVTQVTEAVNNAVKTVITEGSQVIAYLAMMLFYNWKLTVLFLVVMPLIGVVVQVVSKRFRRISHRIQSAQGNVTQVSQEMISGFRVMRIFAGEQYERQRMNAASEDNRHQVVKMGAVQGLSSPVVQLIISVVMALLIFFALSPYMVDHIELNSLIMFLLVAGALTRPVRKLTSVMAPIQKGLAAAQSIFQTLDAKEEVDTGTKTLDKVQGHFVFDGVSFAYNDTDGPVINNLSFEVKAGETVALVGSSGSGKSTLVSLIPRFYNHSSGSILLDGVEIEDLTLANLRSHISFVNQQVTLFNDTAYNNIAYGDLASLPREQVIEAARAAHALEFIEAMPQGFDTVIGDNGSKLSGGQRQRLVIARALLKQCPILILDEATSALDTDSERHIQAALEELMKGRTTFVIAHRLSTIENADRIIVLEKGEIVEQGTHQSLLDAGGRYAQLHSSGFEAEQ, from the coding sequence ATGGCAGATAAACGAACTGCACAGGCAGACCTTACCCTGTACAAAAGGTTGCTTGTCTATGTAAAACCTTACTGGCTGGTATTTGCAATCAGCACTCTGGCGCTGACTCTGTTCTCGGCCATGAATGCTGCTTTCTTTGATCTGTTTGGAATGTTGATTGCCCATATTGGCAAAGTGTCCGGGCAGGGGGTATCGCTGGAAGGCATGGAAATCCCGTCAGGCATGGGCGGGATTGTCAGTGGTGCCGGAGAGGCAGCAAGCAACAGTATTCTGGTTAAAATTTTTGGCGACAGTCTCGGCGATGCCATTAGTCAAAATGGGCAGCTGGCTATTCCGTTGCTGTTTGTCGCTGTGGCAATGGTGCGCGGTTTTGGCTTCTTTGTGGGAACTTACGGCATGGCCTACATTGGCTCCTACCTGGTCCACAATCTGCGCACAGACGTGTTTAACAAGATGACCCGGCTGCCTACTGCGTATTTTGATCGCAATATGTCTGGCCACCTGGTTTCCCGCCTGACCTATAACGTTACCCAGGTAACAGAAGCGGTAAACAACGCAGTAAAAACGGTAATTACTGAGGGCTCGCAGGTCATTGCCTATCTGGCCATGATGTTGTTTTACAACTGGAAGCTAACAGTTTTGTTCCTGGTAGTAATGCCTTTGATCGGTGTTGTAGTCCAGGTAGTCAGCAAACGTTTTCGTCGTATCAGTCACCGTATTCAGTCAGCGCAAGGTAATGTGACCCAAGTCTCCCAGGAGATGATCAGCGGGTTTCGGGTAATGCGAATTTTTGCGGGTGAACAGTACGAGCGCCAGAGAATGAATGCCGCCAGTGAGGACAACCGTCATCAGGTGGTCAAGATGGGTGCAGTGCAGGGGCTGAGCTCCCCGGTAGTACAGCTGATTATCAGCGTTGTAATGGCACTGCTGATTTTCTTCGCGTTAAGCCCGTACATGGTGGATCACATCGAGCTGAATAGCTTGATTATGTTTTTGCTGGTTGCTGGCGCGCTGACTCGCCCGGTTCGTAAACTCACCAGTGTTATGGCACCGATACAGAAAGGCCTTGCCGCAGCCCAATCGATTTTCCAGACCCTGGATGCAAAAGAAGAGGTGGATACCGGCACCAAAACCCTGGATAAAGTTCAGGGGCACTTCGTTTTTGATGGTGTCAGTTTTGCCTACAACGATACTGATGGCCCTGTAATCAATAATCTCAGCTTTGAGGTCAAAGCAGGGGAGACCGTTGCCCTTGTGGGCTCATCGGGCAGTGGTAAAAGTACCCTGGTCAGCCTTATTCCCCGTTTTTACAACCACAGCAGCGGATCTATTTTGTTGGATGGGGTAGAGATCGAAGACCTGACTCTTGCGAATCTTCGCAGCCACATTTCGTTTGTGAATCAGCAGGTCACCCTCTTTAACGACACCGCTTATAACAATATTGCCTACGGTGACCTGGCTTCTTTGCCGAGAGAGCAAGTAATCGAAGCCGCCAGGGCTGCTCATGCCCTGGAGTTTATCGAGGCGATGCCGCAGGGCTTTGATACGGTAATTGGTGACAACGGCTCCAAATTGTCTGGTGGTCAGCGTCAACGTCTGGTGATCGCTCGAGCATTGCTGAAACAGTGCCCGATACTGATTCTTGATGAAGCCACTTCTGCACTGGATACGGATTCAGAACGTCATATTCAGGCGGCTCTGGAAGAGTTAATGAAAGGCCGTACCACTTTCGTAATCGCTCACCGGTTAAGCACCATCGAAAACGCTGACCGCATTATCGTGCTGGAAAAAGGCGAGATCGTGGAGCAGGGCACCCATCAATCATTACTTGATGCAGGTGGTCGCTACGCGCAATTGCACAGCAGTGGTTTTGAGGCGGAGCAGTGA
- a CDS encoding biopolymer transporter ExbD translates to MKFRRQRKTEQGVNLTPLIDVVFLLLIFFMVSTTFTKETHLEVSLPEAEGQPNPDLPDSIEIVIARDGSYSINGEALVNRQPETIVKALNLISGGDTSIPLVITADADATHQSFVTAADAAGRAGFVHLSVTSRRPESTGQ, encoded by the coding sequence GTGAAGTTTCGCCGTCAACGCAAGACCGAACAGGGCGTAAATCTCACGCCGCTGATTGACGTAGTTTTTCTGCTGTTAATCTTTTTTATGGTGTCCACGACGTTTACCAAAGAGACCCACCTTGAGGTCTCCTTGCCGGAAGCGGAAGGGCAGCCTAATCCGGATTTGCCCGACTCCATTGAAATCGTGATTGCCAGAGATGGCAGTTACAGCATCAATGGAGAAGCATTGGTGAACCGCCAGCCGGAAACCATTGTTAAAGCCCTCAACCTGATATCCGGGGGCGACACATCCATTCCACTGGTTATCACCGCCGACGCCGATGCCACCCATCAGTCTTTTGTAACCGCAGCGGATGCGGCAGGCAGGGCTGGCTTTGTTCACCTCAGTGTTACCAGTCGACGCCCGGAATCCACGGGACAATAA
- a CDS encoding MotA/TolQ/ExbB proton channel family protein, producing MYELIVAGGWLMIPILLCSLAVVAISVERYWTLRPARVVPDNLLAQVWHWLKHNQVNKAKLQELRDSSPLGKVLAAGLSNSGHGREVMKDSIEEAANQVIHELERFLAPLGTIAAIAPLLGLLGTVIGMIKVFSAIMLEGTGNAGVLAGGISEALITTAAGLAVAIPAMILHRYFERQVDGLVLNMEDQAVKLVDALHGDRTISSRNGDRPVSTAAAQQGA from the coding sequence GTGTACGAGCTGATAGTGGCCGGTGGCTGGTTAATGATTCCAATTCTGCTGTGTTCGTTGGCAGTGGTAGCTATCTCGGTAGAACGGTACTGGACATTACGGCCGGCACGAGTTGTCCCCGACAATCTGCTTGCCCAGGTTTGGCACTGGCTCAAGCATAACCAGGTCAATAAAGCCAAACTGCAGGAGCTACGCGACTCTTCACCGTTGGGTAAAGTGTTGGCTGCAGGATTGAGCAATTCTGGCCACGGTCGTGAAGTGATGAAGGACAGCATCGAAGAGGCTGCCAACCAGGTTATTCACGAACTCGAACGTTTTCTCGCCCCGTTAGGTACCATTGCCGCTATCGCTCCATTGTTGGGCCTGCTGGGCACCGTAATCGGCATGATCAAAGTGTTTTCAGCCATCATGTTGGAAGGCACCGGTAATGCTGGCGTGTTGGCAGGCGGTATATCCGAGGCGTTAATCACCACTGCGGCTGGTCTTGCAGTGGCAATTCCAGCCATGATTTTGCACCGCTATTTCGAACGTCAGGTAGATGGCCTGGTGCTGAATATGGAAGATCAGGCAGTCAAACTGGTGGATGCACTGCATGGTGATCGCACTATCTCCAGTCGCAATGGAGATCGACCGGTCAGTACGGCAGCGGCTCAGCAGGGAGCCTGA
- a CDS encoding DNA internalization-related competence protein ComEC/Rec2, with translation MSRLPKQLVLFASGVFLVSLFPKLPSIWWLLAFALLLVALSRYACIRLIIFFYTGVCWGVFSGHQMMNAQLSIDDELAEYDVKGSVISLPNVNERRVRFEFEVHEVHRTSDGQPLPLNKLLLSWYDSEQQIVPGQQWQLRVKLRRPRNFSNPASFDYRGWLMSQGISATGYVRANSNNRLFAEEYGGLSSWRISLREKIQASNLGKQRFLAALVVGDGSGLSGEDWRRLRLTGTTHLLVISGLHIGFVATLCYALGILLGRFVNLQFHQIPTPLVASVFSLVGAVLYSGLAGLGLPAIRALVMVAVVLLVRLLRTRISFWCGLAFAAAVIAFIDPLAIHSLGFWLSFGAVTALLWGMTGLWGLIRWRRFWLPQWLVFLALSGPILIGFGDQTVLSPLVNAVAIPWVSLLIVPLCLLGAIFSWLPVVSDGCWRLANWQLEYLWELLGVAEQYCQDFSVSLPLAHSLTLFLTLALATGLLILPKGFPARWLGIVPVFCLFFAKQPRAELQVTTLDVGQGLAVVVQTPNHTLLYDTGARFSDRFDAGSGIVVPWLRSQGIGHLDKLMISHSDNDHAGGERGVLESISVSSILKPQADQGDSVSVCRAGMHWQWDGVLFEVLHPDSQMYDKTNNESCVLAIHYQGQIILLPGDIEATVENQLATSGVLPRNITLLIAPHHGSKTSSTPTFVNATRPDSVVFSTGYRHQFGHPHASVVDRYQHVGSKAYNTAYSGAVTFRYDAGNWTVFEHRRELPYYWQ, from the coding sequence ATGTCGCGCTTGCCAAAACAGCTGGTGTTGTTCGCCAGTGGTGTGTTTCTTGTCAGTCTTTTCCCGAAACTGCCTTCCATATGGTGGTTATTGGCGTTTGCTTTATTGCTTGTGGCCTTGAGTCGTTACGCATGTATTCGCTTGATCATCTTTTTTTATACCGGTGTCTGCTGGGGGGTATTCAGTGGACACCAGATGATGAATGCCCAGTTGTCCATTGACGATGAACTGGCTGAGTACGATGTAAAAGGCTCTGTTATCAGCCTTCCTAATGTAAATGAGCGACGTGTGCGCTTTGAGTTTGAGGTGCATGAAGTTCATCGTACCTCCGATGGGCAGCCGCTACCGCTTAATAAGCTTTTGCTCAGCTGGTATGACTCAGAACAGCAGATTGTGCCCGGCCAGCAGTGGCAGTTACGGGTGAAATTAAGAAGACCGCGCAACTTCTCAAACCCCGCTAGTTTTGATTACCGCGGCTGGTTAATGAGTCAGGGTATTTCTGCCACAGGGTATGTGCGTGCCAACAGCAATAATCGATTATTTGCCGAAGAGTATGGTGGCCTTTCGAGCTGGCGTATTTCTCTGCGTGAAAAGATTCAGGCGAGCAATTTAGGCAAGCAGAGATTTCTTGCCGCCCTTGTTGTCGGTGATGGCTCAGGTCTTTCGGGGGAGGATTGGCGGCGGCTTAGGTTAACCGGTACCACCCATTTGCTGGTGATATCCGGATTGCATATCGGATTTGTTGCAACGCTCTGTTATGCCCTGGGAATACTGCTGGGAAGGTTTGTTAATCTGCAGTTTCACCAAATACCCACCCCTCTGGTAGCCAGTGTTTTCTCTTTGGTTGGGGCTGTGTTGTACAGCGGACTCGCCGGCTTAGGTCTGCCGGCTATTCGTGCACTGGTGATGGTGGCAGTGGTTTTGCTGGTTAGATTATTGAGAACCAGAATCAGCTTTTGGTGTGGTCTCGCTTTCGCTGCTGCGGTTATCGCGTTCATAGATCCCCTGGCTATTCACAGTTTAGGGTTCTGGCTCTCTTTTGGTGCTGTGACAGCTTTACTCTGGGGGATGACGGGGTTGTGGGGGTTAATTCGCTGGAGGCGTTTTTGGCTTCCACAGTGGTTGGTGTTTTTGGCGCTTTCCGGTCCCATACTTATAGGCTTCGGAGATCAAACAGTACTATCACCTTTGGTTAATGCAGTGGCCATCCCGTGGGTGAGTCTGTTAATTGTTCCATTGTGCCTGCTAGGGGCAATTTTCTCATGGCTGCCTGTGGTGAGTGATGGTTGCTGGAGACTGGCAAATTGGCAACTCGAATATCTGTGGGAGTTACTGGGGGTTGCGGAACAATATTGCCAGGATTTTTCCGTTTCTTTGCCTCTGGCGCACTCCTTGACGCTGTTTTTAACACTGGCTTTGGCTACAGGTTTATTGATCCTGCCTAAAGGGTTCCCCGCGCGATGGCTGGGTATTGTTCCAGTGTTCTGTTTGTTTTTCGCAAAACAACCCCGTGCCGAGTTGCAGGTTACCACTCTGGATGTGGGGCAAGGCCTGGCCGTGGTGGTCCAGACTCCAAATCACACTTTGCTGTATGACACAGGTGCACGTTTCAGTGACCGCTTTGATGCCGGATCGGGAATTGTCGTGCCCTGGCTGCGAAGTCAGGGGATTGGTCACCTCGACAAATTAATGATTAGTCATTCAGATAATGATCACGCAGGAGGGGAGCGTGGCGTACTTGAGTCGATTTCCGTGAGTAGTATTTTGAAGCCACAGGCCGATCAGGGTGATTCTGTGTCGGTCTGTCGAGCTGGTATGCACTGGCAGTGGGATGGGGTGTTATTTGAAGTGTTGCACCCGGATAGCCAGATGTATGACAAGACAAATAACGAGTCCTGTGTGCTGGCCATTCATTATCAAGGTCAAATCATTTTGCTGCCGGGTGATATTGAGGCAACGGTGGAAAATCAGTTGGCCACAAGCGGGGTGTTACCTCGCAATATCACTCTTTTGATAGCCCCGCATCACGGCAGTAAAACCTCTTCCACACCAACATTTGTTAACGCTACTCGACCTGACTCTGTGGTTTTCTCCACCGGTTATCGACACCAGTTTGGCCACCCTCATGCCTCGGTGGTAGATCGGTATCAACATGTCGGCAGTAAAGCCTACAATACTGCCTATTCCGGGGCCGTTACATTTCGTTATGACGCAGGGAATTGGACAGTATTCGAGCATCGGCGAGAGTTGCCTTACTATTGGCAGTAA
- a CDS encoding patatin-like phospholipase family protein, whose amino-acid sequence MSPDTKLSLAPEALPQKKPIALVLSGGGARGAYQAGVLKAVAEILPKSTYNPFPIICGTSTGAINALALAGRTGPFRLRIRKLEYIWRSIRPHKVYRADAMGVMKNSLRMALSFFHSGYSPGKPVALLDTSPLRALLERVVRFRHIDEAIAGGELKALSITCMSYTSGQSITFFQGAHDSNNWERSRRKGIRTGLTVDHLMASSAIPTLFPSVKIGGHYFGDGAIRQLKPLSPALQLGAKKLFVVGVSDKTKPEDLEGPASHSPSIAQIINHMFNSAFADAMEADLETMHSINRLIAGISEEEREELDIHDMDHIDALAIRPSQSIEAMAANYLTELPFILKLFMKGIGATARGGGAGTASFLLFEKKFCSQLLNLGYRDAMEKAKEIREFFES is encoded by the coding sequence ATGTCACCAGATACCAAACTTTCGCTGGCTCCAGAAGCGCTGCCTCAGAAAAAGCCTATTGCGCTGGTATTGTCAGGCGGCGGTGCGCGTGGCGCTTATCAAGCCGGTGTACTTAAAGCTGTTGCCGAGATTTTACCCAAATCGACCTACAACCCTTTTCCAATTATCTGTGGCACTTCTACCGGAGCTATAAATGCCCTGGCACTGGCTGGCCGTACCGGCCCCTTTCGTCTCAGAATTCGCAAGCTGGAATATATCTGGCGCAGTATTCGACCCCATAAAGTCTATCGTGCCGATGCCATGGGGGTTATGAAAAACTCCTTAAGGATGGCTCTTTCTTTTTTCCACAGTGGTTACTCTCCGGGCAAACCCGTAGCCCTGCTGGACACCTCCCCTCTCCGTGCCCTGTTGGAACGGGTAGTACGCTTTCGTCATATTGACGAAGCAATCGCCGGTGGTGAGCTGAAAGCGTTAAGCATCACCTGCATGAGTTATACCAGCGGGCAGTCCATCACATTTTTTCAAGGGGCTCATGATTCCAACAACTGGGAGCGATCTCGGCGCAAAGGTATTCGCACTGGGCTAACCGTTGATCACCTGATGGCCTCTTCGGCAATTCCCACCCTGTTTCCTTCGGTAAAGATTGGAGGCCACTATTTTGGTGACGGTGCCATTCGACAATTAAAACCGCTAAGCCCTGCACTGCAACTGGGGGCAAAAAAGCTGTTTGTAGTAGGTGTCAGCGATAAAACAAAGCCGGAAGATCTGGAAGGCCCTGCATCCCACTCCCCATCCATTGCGCAAATTATTAACCACATGTTTAACAGCGCATTTGCCGATGCCATGGAGGCAGACCTGGAAACCATGCACAGTATTAATCGACTAATTGCCGGTATCAGTGAAGAAGAACGCGAGGAGCTGGATATTCACGATATGGACCATATAGATGCGCTAGCCATTCGCCCCTCGCAATCCATTGAGGCAATGGCAGCCAACTACCTCACTGAACTGCCCTTTATTCTGAAATTATTTATGAAAGGAATCGGTGCAACTGCCCGCGGCGGCGGTGCCGGTACCGCGAGCTTTTTGCTGTTTGAAAAGAAATTCTGCTCTCAGTTATTAAACCTGGGCTATCGCGATGCGATGGAAAAAGCGAAAGAGATAAGGGAGTTTTTTGAGTCGTAG